The DNA region GCTAGATAATCCGCCAAGGTTTTTGGCTTCTTATCTTCTTGGTGTCTACCGCGACTGGTACTTTGACGATTTTGCGTTTGCCGATTTGAAGTTTGTCGATCCACGCCATTTTCATTCATCCGCGAAGGTTGATTAGACGCATCAAATCGTTTCGCTTTCGCCTTCTCTTCTGCTTTCAGCTTCTTCTGATGATCCTTGTAAAAGCTGTGTGCCAGCCCAAAGATGAAGACCAGAATTCCAATCAGTTCCATTATTGATCACCTGAATTGTGTTCAGAATCTCCTTCAGAAAGACTTTCGCGCATCTTCGTATCTGCTTGAATATTTTGCATATTGTAGTAGTCCATTACCCCGATTTTACCGTTTCTAAAGGCCTCAGCTAAGGCTTCTGGTACTTGAGACTGTGCTTCCACAACTTTCGCACGCATTTCTTGCGTTTTCGCAATATTTTCTTGCTCTTGGGCAACGGCCATCGCACGACGCTCTTCAGCTTTCGCTTGGGCAATTCGTTTATCCGCTTCAGCTTGCTCTGCTTGTAGTTTAGCCCCGATATTACGACCTACATCAACGTCCGCAATATCAATCGATAGGATTTCAAAAGCTGTCCCAGAGTCTAGCCCTTTTCGCAAAATAGTCTGTGAAATTGCATCTGGGTTTTCCAAAACTACTGAATGTGTCGCTGCTGAACCAACAGTTGTGACGATACCTTCACCAACACGGGCGATAATAGTAGGTTCACCAGCACCCCCAACCAAACGTTCAATATTAGCGCGTACAGTTACTTTCGCCTTCGCACGCACTTCAATACCGTTCATCGCAACCGCTGAAATAATCGGTGTTTCAATTACTTTAGGATTTACTGACACTTGAACGGCTTCAAATACGTCACGACCTGCTAAGTCTATGGCTGCAGCTTGTTCAAATTCTAGGTCAATATTGGCACGTTGCGCTGCGATTAAGGCATCCACGACCATATTGATATCCCCACCTGCTAAATAGTGGGCCTCTAAATCATTTAAGTCAATAGTTAACCCAGCTTTTGTAGCTTTAATCAAAGGTTTGATAATGTTATTTGGATTTACACGACGTAGCCGCATTCCGACTAAATCGCCAATCCCCACCTTAACACCAGAGAAATAAGCTGTTACCCAAAGGCCAACTGGCACAAAGGTAAAGAATAAAGTTAAAACGACTAGAATAATAATCGCTAAAACCAAAATTCCCCAAATACTTGTGTCATTTCCATACGAACTACTCATGGTTCACTCTCCTTACTAATAATTGATTGTTACGAATCCTCACAACAACCACCCGTTCATCACTACCAATCACTTCATTGTCACTCATCACTTCCAAGATATTCCCGTCCGAGAAAGTTGCCTTCCCAGTCGGTCTCAGTGGCGTGAGCGTCACAGCCTCTTGCGAAACATAATCCGCCACAGACACACTCTGCGATTGATAACCTCGCTCCCGATTCAAAGATGTATTCAGTACAATTTGATCATTAAAAGGAATCCGGTAACCCAACTTAACTAAAATATAAAAGGCCACGATACCCACAACAACACCAATCGTTAAATCTACTACCGCGTCGCCGATATCAGCAGTCTGTCCCATCAATCCCCAGGCACCGATCAACAAACCTACGACACCCAATATCCCGTAAGTAGGTAAAAATACTTCGGAAATAATCAAGACTGTCCCTAAAGCAAAAAGCATCAGTGACAACCAAGACCCATTGTCATACAAACCAAAATACAATAAGAAAGATCCCGCACCCACAATGCCTCCAAGCATATAATGACGCGTCATCATTCCAGCGATAATGGCTAGGATACCAATGGAAAATAATACTGTCTCCATTTCTCCACCTCCATCCATCTTCTATACTGTATATTTTACCATATTGAAAGTCCGCTTTCATAATAATAGCCTATCTTCAACGGTTTCTCCTCTTTGAAAACAAGCTTATGCAATAAAAAATTCTCCACAAACTAGGCATACTACTTGCTAGCTTGTGGAGAATTAATCAATTACTTATTTTTTATATAGATTTAATTTTGGACTAAGGGTGTCACATCAAACTTGATTTCATGGTCTTCATCAATTGAGATGTTCACTGCTTGCTGTTTACTAATAGTACCTGCAATAATCGCACGTGCTACTGGTGTTTCCACTTGGTTGGTGATGAAACGACGCAATGGTCGTGCACCAAATTGTGGATCATAAGCAGTGTCACCAATCCAGCTCACCAATTCATCACTGAATGTTACCACAATTTCTTGGCTAGCTAAGCGGTCGCTTAATTGTGCTAACATCTTGCGTACGATACCGCCCATATCATTGTGTGATAATGGTCTGAATAAAATAGTGTCATCGATACGGTTTAAGAATTCAGGTCTAAAGTGCATTTTCAAAGCACTTTGAACAGCTTCTCTTGCTTCATCATCGATTTCCCCGTTTTCATCAGTACCGTCTAACAAGGCATCTGATCCTAAGTTACTTGTCATAATGATGATGGTATTTTTAAAGTCTACAATCCGACCTTGTGAGTCAGTTAGACGACCGTCATCTAAGATTTGTAATAGGATATTGAATACATCTGGATGGGCTTTTTCAACCTCATCTAGTAAGACCACTGTATATGGATTACGACGTACAGCTTCAGTTAATTGGCCACCTTCTTCGTAACCAACATAACCAGGCGCTGCCCCTATTAAACGAGTCACATTGATTTTATCCATGTATTCACTCATATCAAGACGGACCATGTTATTTTCTGAATCAAACATGGCTTCAGCTAGGGCTTTAGCCAACTCAGTTTTACCAACACCAGTCGGTCCTAAGAATAAGAATGAACCTAACGGACGGTTTGGATCTTGAACACCGGCACGTGAACGTAATACCGCATTTGTCACGCTATCAACTGCTTCATCTTGACCTACTACACGTGTATGTAAGGTGTCATCTAAGTGAAGCAATTTTTCACGTTCCCCTTCAACTAA from Aerococcus urinaeequi includes:
- the floA gene encoding flotillin-like protein FloA (flotillin-like protein involved in membrane lipid rafts), with the protein product MSSSYGNDTSIWGILVLAIIILVVLTLFFTFVPVGLWVTAYFSGVKVGIGDLVGMRLRRVNPNNIIKPLIKATKAGLTIDLNDLEAHYLAGGDINMVVDALIAAQRANIDLEFEQAAAIDLAGRDVFEAVQVSVNPKVIETPIISAVAMNGIEVRAKAKVTVRANIERLVGGAGEPTIIARVGEGIVTTVGSAATHSVVLENPDAISQTILRKGLDSGTAFEILSIDIADVDVGRNIGAKLQAEQAEADKRIAQAKAEERRAMAVAQEQENIAKTQEMRAKVVEAQSQVPEALAEAFRNGKIGVMDYYNMQNIQADTKMRESLSEGDSEHNSGDQ
- a CDS encoding NfeD family protein: METVLFSIGILAIIAGMMTRHYMLGGIVGAGSFLLYFGLYDNGSWLSLMLFALGTVLIISEVFLPTYGILGVVGLLIGAWGLMGQTADIGDAVVDLTIGVVVGIVAFYILVKLGYRIPFNDQIVLNTSLNRERGYQSQSVSVADYVSQEAVTLTPLRPTGKATFSDGNILEVMSDNEVIGSDERVVVVRIRNNQLLVRRVNHE